The genomic interval CATCCTCGCGTTCGAGCTGTCCCATGGCGCCTACGAGCGGCGACGCCAGCAGGAGCGCCCCGTGGTGATGGTGCCCACGGTGAGCCTGGCCCCGGGAGGCGGGGCGCTGGGGCTCGCCGGCCGCTTCTAGGCGCGGAAGTACTGGAGCGACTCCTCACGTACGAGGCCTTCCTCCACCAGCTTCTCCAGGGTGGCCAGCGCGCTGCGCTCCGCGAGGGGGTGCAGCAGCGGCGGCGTGTCCGCGTAGGCCAGGGATACCACCTGCGCCAGCGTGGCGCCGTTGGGTGGCACGGACTGAAGGATGAGTGCCTCCCGCGCCGCCCGGTGGTCCAGGTACTCCTGGAGCTTCGCGGGCCCGTCCGGAATCGGTGAGCCGTGCGCCGGATACAGCGTGCTCACGGGCCAGTCCCGCAGCCGCGCGAGCTGCGTCAGGTAGTCCCGCATGTGCCCCTCCGGCGGGTCGATGACAATGGTCCCCACACCGGCCACCATGTCCCCCACCACCGCCGAGCGGCTGCGCTCGTCCACGAGACACACGTGCCCCTGTGCATGCCCCGGAGTGTGCAGCACGCGCCAGCGCTGCGGCACCTCGCCCGCCAGCTCCAGCACGTCACCGTCCTCCAGCAGCCTCTCCGCGGGGAAGTCCAGGCGGTCCGCCGTACGCGCGTGGCACCACAGCGGGATGCCCAAGCGTTCCTTCACCGCGCGCGCGCCGCCCACGTGGTCCCCGTGATGGTGGGTAAGCACCACCGCCACGGGCCGCAGTCCCTCCGCCTTCAGGCCCGACACCAGCGACAGCAGCTTCGCGTACTGCTTCACGTCCGCGGCGCCCGGGTCCACGATGAGCAGCTCGCCGTTGCCCAGCACATACGCGTTGGTATGCGCGGCCGGCGGCAGCGTGGGCGTCTCCAGCGCCACCACGCGCACGCCCTGCTGGAATTCGATGCGCTGCGAGACGTAACCCGGGCAGAACGGAGGCGACGCCAGGCGCGCCAGGACGTCGGACGCATCCGTGAAGGTGCCCAGCACCTGGAAGGCATGCACCGCGGGCGGGTGCAGCAGCGCCGTGCCATCTCCCCACCGCGCCAGGGCATCAGCGGGCTTCACCCAGGCGCCCTCCGCGAGCTCGCCGGGCCACCACTCCGCGCGCGCGTGGGCGGGCATCTCCACCAGGTAGAAGCGCGTATCGAAGCGCACGGGCAGCGACGGCGGCGTCACCCACCGGCCCGCGGCCCGGAAGTCATCCGCGCTCAGCGACAACCCCTCCGCCTTCAACAGAGCGCCCCACCCCAGCGTCCCGTCCAGGAGCGCCTTGCGCAGCGACGCCACCTTCGCGGCGGACAGCGCCTCGGCGCCGTGGGCCACCAGAACGCCCGTCTCCTCGAAGAGCTCGCGCGCCGCGGCCGAACGCAGCGCCGCCTCCTCTCCGCTGGCGCCCGCTACCGGCACGTCCGCGTCGGCCGCGTCCAGCTTGCCGCCGGGAAAGGCATAGAAGCCGCCCGCGAAGCGAAGCGCCTTGCCGCGCTTCACCCAGAAGACCTCCACGCCCTCCCCCGCGCGCCGGTACAACAGCGCCACGGAAGAAGGGCGGGCCTCCACCGGACTGTGGGCCAGCAGGTCCAGGCCCAGGCCCAGACTGGGAAGACGCTCGCTCATGACTCCACCGCCTGGCCGAGTACCCGGCCCATCAACGCATGTGCCTTGTCCGCCTGGTCTGGCCGGACGTACAGCCGGACGAGCCGCACCGCTCCACTGTAGCGTTGATACAGCGGCGTGTAGCGCGCCACCTCGGTCAGCCGGCCGGTGGAGGCGTCGATGATGTACAGGCTCGGCCCTCGGCCAGACGGCCCGGAGGTGTACTTGCTGAGCACGTTCTGGGACTCGACGACGTAGTGGTCGAACTTGTGGGACACCAGCGCGCTGCGCAGCACGTCCAGGTCGTAGCCCGTGTCCCGCTCCGTGAACTGCGCCAGCAGCTTGTAGCCCTGCCGCTGGCTGATGCGCTGGGCCCACGGATTCTTGGAGCGGCGCAGCGTGTACCAGAGCGCCGAATCGTCACAGAGCAGGAACTCTTCCGGATCCGAAGGAATCTCGAACTCACCGGGCGACTCCTCGTAGTAGCGCCGCAGCATGTAGTCGAAGTTCACGGAGGTGTGGTGCAGGTACACCGACACGAACATGTGGTAGCGGCTGAGGAGGAAGTCCTCGAAGGCGAAGGCCGCCGCCCGGCTGAGGGCGAGGTAGGCCCGCCCGTCCTTCATCGCGGGATTGAGGTTGCTGACAATCCAATCCATGTCGTACCGGCCATAGTTGACGCCTGTGTAGAAGGAGTCGCGCAGCAGGTAGTCCATGCGGTCCGCGTCCAGCTCACCAGAGACGATG from Myxococcus xanthus carries:
- a CDS encoding MBL fold metallo-hydrolase; its protein translation is MSERLPSLGLGLDLLAHSPVEARPSSVALLYRRAGEGVEVFWVKRGKALRFAGGFYAFPGGKLDAADADVPVAGASGEEAALRSAAARELFEETGVLVAHGAEALSAAKVASLRKALLDGTLGWGALLKAEGLSLSADDFRAAGRWVTPPSLPVRFDTRFYLVEMPAHARAEWWPGELAEGAWVKPADALARWGDGTALLHPPAVHAFQVLGTFTDASDVLARLASPPFCPGYVSQRIEFQQGVRVVALETPTLPPAAHTNAYVLGNGELLIVDPGAADVKQYAKLLSLVSGLKAEGLRPVAVVLTHHHGDHVGGARAVKERLGIPLWCHARTADRLDFPAERLLEDGDVLELAGEVPQRWRVLHTPGHAQGHVCLVDERSRSAVVGDMVAGVGTIVIDPPEGHMRDYLTQLARLRDWPVSTLYPAHGSPIPDGPAKLQEYLDHRAAREALILQSVPPNGATLAQVVSLAYADTPPLLHPLAERSALATLEKLVEEGLVREESLQYFRA
- a CDS encoding HD domain-containing protein encodes the protein MRIRDPIHGTIAVSDPEKAVIDSRHYQRLRYVRQLGFGDLAFPGATHTRHIHSLGAMHVASRVFGAVAARSSLPEDVRERFCAAVRLAVLCHDLGHMPLSHASERIAPKRSLLRLPSWLDGTAEGELATHEDYTAKILLDSSLTPIIEKHFGGMGITPMAAVALVSGAKPPKDPGFTHQGVDWTPLLRAIVSGELDADRMDYLLRDSFYTGVNYGRYDMDWIVSNLNPAMKDGRAYLALSRAAAFAFEDFLLSRYHMFVSVYLHHTSVNFDYMLRRYYEESPGEFEIPSDPEEFLLCDDSALWYTLRRSKNPWAQRISQRQGYKLLAQFTERDTGYDLDVLRSALVSHKFDHYVVESQNVLSKYTSGPSGRGPSLYIIDASTGRLTEVARYTPLYQRYSGAVRLVRLYVRPDQADKAHALMGRVLGQAVES